The DNA segment ttttaaaaataggtactaaaatactccgtgtagatcttttttcacatctctatatttctccatcaagcttctaatgagaaagatcgcttccatagttgaacgaccgggcatgaacccaaattgattgagagagatagaagtatcatgacgtagtcgatgctccacaactctctcccacaacttcatagtatggctcatgagtttaatttccctatagtttgagcaattctgtatatctctcttatttttaaaaataggtactaaaatactcctcctccattcatcaggcattttctttgagtttagaatcttattaaataatttagttaaccatgccattcccatatctcccaaacacttccacgctttaattggtattccatcgggtccacaggctttacccactttcattctcttaaatgtttcctttacttctaaagatctaatacttctattataattcacattcttttctattattttatagtctatattcacgctattaccattttgactattattaaagagatcattaaaataatttctccatctttttttaatgtccttatctttcactatcatttttccttctttatccttaatgcacctaacttgattgagatcttgatatttcctttctctcctccttgctaatttataaatatctttctccccttctttagttccaagtttctcatataacttttcaaaggcctatgctcttgcttgactaactgcattttttgcctatttctttgctatcttgtactgtttatatgcctcattattattacacttaggtaatttcttataccattccctttttctgttcactgccttttgtactttctcattccattaccatctctcttttgagggtggtccatgtcctttagactctccaaatataatattttttttgtgaAAACTAAAtcgaattaataaaattaattttgtggaaaatttcaaatcaaattaCTTGATGTGTTTCCATTTAAATTTTCCATATGAAGCACAGAAGTAATAACCCTAATCATAGaaacacaaaattaaaaaaaaataaaattcacttgatttttccaatttttcttgaaaaataaaattaaattacataaagcaatttttataaattttaaactaTCTAATGAAAACTGAGTTTCTAAAATATAATGATTCAatgcaaaaattaaatttaatagcaTCCATCACTCTCATGCTCTTTtctagaaattaatttttttttagtgtGAAAATGTGATATAAGATTTTTCATTCAAAAGTGTGTAAATCATATTTAAGTTAATAATTGTAATTAATAGTAAAATCCAATatgaaaataattcaatttttttaaaataagaacATTATTTTTTAATCTTTCTATGGTAATGAATTTTTCATCTTATAATTTTaagaatacaatatttaatttctatattttgttctatttattatttaatttcttgatttagtttaaattaaaatttttagtaatCAATACATTTAAAGGAGAGTTAAATAGTTTAAGACCTAATAaaagattatataattatattttaaattataataattaaataaaattgaaattagcatttaaaatgataaaaatattaaaaaataaagaaattaattaatttattttttaatgtaagaagtcaaataattaattatattaaaataaaaaaataaataatattttttttcgtAATAATTGCACGCAATAATACCAAACCCAGTATACATCTGATCAACTATCgattatcattttaattaaaatttaaattataatggatcttgtaaaaaaaattataattttctattgACCCAGCTAAATTCCTTTACGGATTATCCGAATTGTTTGTCCGAAATCCGAATTTCTCGGGTGAAAAGATTATTCGGGTTTTTTGTTCCGTGTCAAGCGGTTTCATAGTATTTTTACAAGATGCAGTTTCTGTTTTGATGGTTTTGAGGGACAAGGAAACGATGTGCTATcctgaaaatttatttaatttttaactaaTAAATCCCTCAAAATCACAAGTCAGGGTTTATTCCCTTTTGCTTGGAATCTACTTGTCTTctcctttaatttttgttttatttgatttaaatttgtatttaaacgaCATCCATTTCTCTGCGGCTACTTTTGTTTCTTTGGTAAGTTTTTTTCCCCTATAATCTGATTGAGATCAAGGTCTGATGGTTCAGAATTTTGGggtttattattgttattattattattattattattattattatattttttttatttgattgctGCGAAATCCTaggaaaaaaaatagaaaatctgGAGTTTTGCGATTTATGTTTATGAATTTTGCAGAAATCAAACCTCTCGTTATTGCTTTGCTGGGAAGATCGTATCACATTTAGGTATATGTcacttaaaattcatttacaatctGAATTTAAGTGAGGAACCCATGACAGTGGTTGGTCTGTTGTATATTTGACTGCTAGTGTAATTTGCTTCCGagaaaattttgggttttgttAGATTCAATTTGTTCTTAAAATAGTCATCTCAGTTCAGAGTTAGCTAATTGATTGGTAATGACTTTAGGCTTGTGGTGTTGTAGATGAGTGCAGGATTCCCGGATGGGAACTGTCTGAATTCATTTCATGTTATCATTGGATTAGTAATATGACTATCCAAAACATTATTGaactaattttatttattcaactTTGAACTGCAGCAAATATTCATCCTGGCATATTTCAGGCAACAGATTTGCGTCTCCTGATATTTTACTCTCCGAGATTTATCTGCAGTGGAGCTTTTGCAGTAAAGCTGCCTAATTGACATGAGAAATCCTATATAAAGAAGCAAATGTTTTGGTGGTGCACGCAAAGAACAATGCGGTTCATATTTAAAAAAGCTTTGTTATTTTTTCTGTTCTCCTTATTGTTTTCTGGTTGCATTCTGGCACAATCTGCAATTGAAACTTCAGAAAGGTTAAGATCCGCACCACATAAAAATGTAGGGAACAATGTCATAGATGGCACTGGTACAGAGAGTGCCATTGATTTTGAGAGCACAAGTAGCGAACTGGGTGATAGGAAGGGCAATTATGACAGAGTTTCAATATCTACAGTTGCTTTATTTACCTTGGCCATGGCTGCTGCCACTGGTTTAGGTGCAGTCCCATTCTTTTTTGTAGAGCTGGATCCTCAGTGGGCTGGATTATGCAATGGAATGGCTGCTGGTGTGATGTTGGCTGCTAGCTTTGACCTCATACAAGAAGGGCAGAGCCATGGTGCTGGTAATTGGGTTGTGATGGGGATTTTATCTGGTGGTATTTTCATTTTGCTATGCAAGAAGGTAACCACTTGGAGTGTCACATTCAATTATTAAATCTACTACGTTCTCAGCTGAAATTCATCTTGTGCTTCTTGGCTTTTAGTTTGTATTGCCCTATGGATCAGAAacatttgccttttttttttttattactagacagacatgtttaattatttttccccaTATTCATAGAATTAACACAAATTCATCTGTAATGTAATGAATTGACAATGATATTTACCTTGTTAATTTGGACCTCATTGTGCTGTACTTCGTTTCTGGGTTCCAGTTTCTTGAACAATACGGTGAAGTAAGTATGTTGGACATAAAAGGTGCAGATGCAACCAAAGTTGTTCTTGTTATCGGAATTATGACTCTTCATTCATTTGGAGAGGGTTCAGGTGTTGGAGTCTCCTTCGCTGGCTCGAAAGGTTTCTCTCAAGGCCTTTTGGTAACTTTAGCCATTGCTGTGCATAACATACCAGAGGGATTAGCTGTGAGTATGGTTCTTGCATCAAGAGGTGTTTCTCCACAAAATGCAATGTTATGGAGTGTAATTACATCTTTGCCTCAGGTAATAAATTATGCTTCATGATGGGCTGAGGCTAGTTCGTTTTACAAGAGATAATAGATGCTGATATCACTGTGTAAGATATGTGAATCCCTAAAATTAAAAGGGGGAAGGAAAAGTAAATCAATACACAATGCACTTGTAATGGTAGGTATGCTGTCAATATGATGAGCTTTGGAGAAGCATCTTCTCCTCTGGTTGTGTGCAATGCTTCTTGGTTGTTCCTTGGAGATTGTATATTAAGCAAATCAAGTTGCATTCTTTTTTGGGATTTAATCTCACTAGCGTAGTCCATATCCCATTTCTTTTTTCCAGACCCAGAGAAACACCCATGCTTTTATGTCTTCAACTAGTTTTATAATGGCTAATTGTTAACCCTTAAACCATTTTTCCTTATCAGAAGTATCAGACTGTTTGAGTTGTATCTTGATGTGGATGTGTGATTATTGACTCTAAAAACAAGCATGTGGGTGATCTGTTGCATTtttcaaaaggaaattttgatgAGAAACAAGATAAAATAATCAGTGGCAAATGgattaaaatttctttttaactaTGGTTTATGTAAAGTGGGATTTTGTTGGCTTATCAGTTATTGACATTATTTCTTTTTGCAGCCCATTGTAGCAGTTCCTTCATTCATATGTGCTGATGCATTTAACAAGTTCCTGCCTTTCTGTACTGGCTTTGCTGCTGGATGTATGATCTGGATGGTTGTTGCTGAAGTGCTTCCTGATGCTTTCAAGGTAATTTTTATATACTTGGTTGAATCCACTGTGCATTGAAGGACTCAGTTTTGCACCAAGTGTTCAGAATGCTTTGAGTTATTTTTATGTTAACTTGCTCCCTAATCATCTACTTGATTATGAcatctaaattttcatttaacaGTTTGGCATCGTTCATTGTGATACTGTCACCATGATACAGATATATTCATGTGGATGACATATGTTAAACATGTGTGCATTTTGCATGCTAGAAAGATGAATGGACTATTAAGAATGAATTTGATTcagacaagagagaagaaaaaatcaggaaactgaggtttttttttttttggtttgggGTGTTGTTGGTGGAGaattttctctttaatttttgTATTGGTCCTATTGCATTTCAATGGATGGGCAAATTTGTTAATGTTTCCATTCAATACATCTCTTGAAGTATGTGTCTATTATTTCTTTCGCGAAAGTAAAATCAAATATAGCGAGTCCCATGCATGTTCACATCTGTTAGTACATGTTGAATTCCATTTCTTTGCCTGCTGGTTATTTGTTCAATAATGAGATCTGGGAGCTGATGCAAGTCTTACTGCATTTTTGGTTTTTACATATCCCTAAAAACTAAGGAGGAACTTCTGGATAATTTTATGACCTAGTGTAATAGGATTGCTCATTATTTTTCATTCTGGTTGGCACAAAAGGAACCTTGAAATCCTAAAACTCAGATGTGTTTAAATGTGAACGAAAATTGTGCTTcaccatttttatgtgtttagtTTTGGTTTCTCATAGTGGATGTTTTCCTCTGCCCCTTGGATTACAGGAAGCCTCTCCTTCACAGGTGGCATCAGCAGCTACAATTTCTGTCGCATTTATGGAAGCTTTAAGCACCATGTTCCAGAATTTCACCCATGACTACAAGTGAGTCACTATGGAGCTTTAGCTTTCTAAGAGTGCCTATTTGGAAGTAGCAATATTGCACTATGCTTGATGTTTCACAATCTCATACATTTGCTTGATATGCTCTTATTTACACTACTGCAGGACCATAGTCTCATTATGTATAGTGTAACTATTTCAATTGTTGTTCTCTGATTCTTGATTTACCGCTTTTTATATGTCGTTATAATTAGGAAGAGATGACATTCAGCCTCTGCAGCTTAATGGTAATTAGGAACAATATCTTTCCTTTGAGTTTTTTTCAATAGAAAATGATGTAAATCATTGCTTTTGGGTTTATATAAACATCTAACCCACAGGTTTATCATGAATTGTGCTTCTTGGACCGTGTATATTTTGAAATATCTTTTGCTAAGCATGCTTTTAAAATCTTTAGTTTTGCATATGATCTCACTAGCATTCAAGTTTTTCAACAACTCTAACCACAGAGTATTGCTTTGCATTAGTTGCTTTAACACTTAGACCTTGAGGTTTTGTTTGATTGGTGATTTTTTGCTAAAAATTACTTGAAATGGTTCTTCCCACAAATGTCTTATTCGTTATCCTCACTTCACAAACAAAGTACTTTTCTTCTTGTAAGGTTTATGATATGTAGAGCCTGTTCATTACATTTTTTTAAACTCATCTTTTTTCTCCTTCTCTTTTAGCTGTTTAATTTATCTATTGCTGGTCTTACATTTACTTTATTATTGGCAACTAAATTTCATTTTCTGTACTTTGCAGTGCGGAGGATGCTTCAGGATTCTTTGTTTCACTGCTTTTTGGCCTTGGGCCATTGCTTGGTGGCATCATTCTTGTTGCATTTGCTCTTGCATTCCATCTTCAGCATGCCCTTCTTATGGGTGTAGCATCTGGCATCGCCTTTGTACTTGGTGCATGGCGACCATTACAGCTACTTGTGTCTTCAAAGATGGGGGTCATCCCTATACTGTTTTTGCTTGCTGCAGGAGCATTATTTGTCCATGTCTGTAGCTCCAGCATTTTGACTCTTGCAGGTCGCAAAAGGGCATCAGCAAATAATTTACCCACGATAACTGGCTTTCCCATGAGTGTTCACACCCTTCAATCATTCCTTTCATGTGGAGCAGTTGCCTTCCATGCATTGGCAGAAGGACTTGCACTAGGAGTGGCTGCACCAAAAGCTTATGGACTGGGTAGGCACATGGTCCTTCCCGTCTCTTTACATGGACTTCCCCGTGGTGCTGCTGTGGCTAGCTGCATCTTTGGTGCTACTGACAGCTGGCACAATGCTCTGGCAGCAGCAGCTTTAATAGGCTTTATGGGTCCAATGTCTGCCATTGGAGCAATACTTGCAGGAATTGACTACAGCGGTCTGGATCATATAATGGTTTTAGCGTGTGGGGGATTACTTCCAAGCTTTGGAAGGATAATCCAAAGAGCACTGAGTTTGGATACACCAAAAGGCAGTTCTGGGCTTGCAATCGGAGTTGGTTTTGCTACTCTCTGCTTAACGTGCACCAAGTTGGTTTGCTTGCACACACCATACTGCAATTCTGCTCCAGAGGCTGTCAGATGAGACCTACCGATTTGTTAGTTGACTTAACTGAGATAGATGACTTGTTCAGGGAACTTATTATTAGATTATCTcagagaaaaaagaagaagattaaACTAGATTTATGATTACATTGTATACTATTTTTCTTTTACCTTATTTTTGGCTTTGTCAATTCTCTAAAAGATATAAAAGGGAAAAAGTTGTGTAGTTACTAGCTGCTGGTTTCTTCTAGATGTCAATGTGATTGAAGGACGCGATTCCTCATTCGGAATAGCATCCAAAATAGAGCAAAGTGTTGAAGGGTGGAAAAATTCAAACTACTAGCGTTTCGACCAACCAGCCAATGACCCAGCATCAATGCGTCGTTCTAGTTCATTTTGTATGATTTAGTCGAGATAGAAGAGTGGGGGCGTTGTCCCAATTCAATCATTCAAGTGATAAAAGCACCAAAATTATCACACCTAGAAACTAAATGACAATCCTAGACAGGACATCACAATGGAACCTTGGATTTTTATTACATATATAAACACATGGATAACAAAAATGATCACTTCACTTGAAAGTCGACTGATTGCTCTGCAATTCGTCTCCCCCATCCAGCAACTTCTCCTTCTCTGCACCCTCCGCCACAACAGGTTTTGCTTCTCCAATGCTCTGCGATCCTGTCAACCTTGCCAGTATAACAAAAGACATCCCACCCAGAACGTTGTTCAAGCATCGAAGAACCACCACCGAGCTCTTGAACGCAAGAGGAGGGAGCCCCTTCTCCAGTAAAAACTCCATACCGTTCAGGGTTTGGTATCTTAAATTACTGCTAATGCCCATGTGAAGCGCCCATGTCACTGCGTTTAAAACTGTTGGAGGTGGCTTGTTTGGCGTCTCAAAAGTTggatccatcttcttcctcatcgcAATCAAGCCATTTGAAATTGCAGTTCCTACTAGCCCTGCGGCGAAACCAACAGCTGCAAAAATTGTTCCTTTGTACACAAAAGTACCGAATCGATTCACCAGGGTAAAAGCACCTGGCTCAAACATGTGGCTTGGTGGGCAATTAGCGAAGATGGCAGGGAGACTGGTACTTGCAGCAGAAGCAGTGGGTGCCAAGAGGTACATAAGGGTAAAGTTCAATATCGAACCAACGACCAAAGTCGAGAAAACGAAGTCGAGCTCATTGAGTCCAAAATTAGGACGAGAAGCCATGTCACCAAGAACACAGGCAGATACACCAACCAATTCCTCCATTAGAACCTTGAAAGGGAATTGTGGATCCGCAGCCACCCTTGATCGCCATCCATTCAGGAAATGAGCAAGAATCCCAAATCGCGAGGATGATGAATTCTCGAAATTGGAATCACCACTCCATCCTCCACTTTCGCCGCCGCCGCCGCCGCCAAATCCCCGACCAATTCCACTGTTGCCATTGCCTCCACCTTCTGAAAACTCAAGCTTGGAAGGTTTCGGGTGAGGAAGAAGGCGGAGCGAATGATTTTGAGAATTGGAAAATGGGTAAGAAACATTCGGATAATTAGGATTGGAGGCACGGGAATTCTGGGAAGAAGAACTTGAGTATTGCCTAGCCAAAACAGAGCAACGAAGCTGGGCCGCAGTTGCCATTTTTCGAATCAAAACTCCTAAAAGAAACACCAAAAAAATTTATCATAAACAACAATTCACAGATCTGGGCTGAGAAAAAAGGCCTAAAAATCAAAAGATGGTAGAAAAATCAATGTAAAAGAAGTGCATAAAAGCGAACCTATATAAAGCGATAAGGATTTGCCGCCAAAGGAACAGAAAAGATCACCCAGATAGAAAAGAGAGTATAGTGAAGAGTGAAAATGGAGGAAGTAGGTGACAGATCAAGGTGGTCCTTGATCGGCCGGTCACTGTAACTAGCCAAACAATCAAAATCTAAAAGAGATCTTAATCAGGGGATGGAGGAACCGGGAGAAAAGGATATGTGGGTAGCTGCCATAAGCAATAAACAAAATGGGAATAGAACAGCCGGAGAATCAACGCTATCGCGGAGAGTCACACAGATGCTAGCAGCGGAGACGACAAAAATATATATAAGCGGGGTTGGTGCTCTGCATTAGATTTGCTAAAGCCTAAAACCCTACACAAAAATGCTGTTGAAGTCACGAGCATGTGACATcatattttaagaattaaaaatgtAGGCCGAATGCACAACCGACCTTAGCTCAGTTGGTAGAGCGGAGGACTGTAGTAGGTGAAGAACCTGTTTGCTATCCTTAGGTCGCTGGTTCGAATCCGGCAGGTCGGAATATTTAgaggttttttttttcaaaagacgCAGCTTTTGTGTGAagcaagctttttttttttctcaggtCATGAGAGgcattatgaaaataattgaaatGGAATTAGACCAAACGGTCTCAATTTTAActcaaaaagttttttttttttttaaatcactatGAAAAATGATGACAACTACCAAACTCAGGACTCAATTGTCTTTAATACCTAGCCCCTTACAACATTGATATATTTCACACTCTTCCAAGTTTCTACAACAAGAATAAATCCAATGAATATATTACAGTTTACATTGAAGGTGGGGAAAATAAGAACTGACCTCAGCAAGCCTAAACTCAAGAACTAGCTAAATAAttccttttttttaaataatgcttTTTTGTCTTTTATATTGGGaggaaaaaaatacaaaaataaaggAAAACCCCCACCAGAAAGCTCACCAGCAATAACTGTTAGCCTATTCTTTGTAGATGTGCTGAATTGACATGTATTGGAAGCTATACTCAACCATGAAATTCTGTAGCAGGATGAATGCCAATACATGCTGAAGTAGGCATGAATATGATCTCTCAGCGTCCTGTTTTTGCGCGTTTCATTCCACTAGTATTGAAAGGAGAGACACTACCACTTGGTCCAGGACTCTCTTCTCGGTAATTTGAATTAAGCATGGCTAGTTCCCGCAATTGCTGCCTCTTGATAAAATCTTGTGACTCATCCTGCATATGGAAAAAGGCAATTTACCCAAGAGAATAAAAATTGAAACGCTGATTTCCCATCAAATCCCACCATGTATAGTAGTAAATATGGCATGAAGGATGGAATGCATGAGCCATGAACAAAGGCTTGGAAAATGAATCATTACTTCACTCAAACCGAAGCAAGTCGACTTGTGAACTGCTCCTCATTTCACCCAACTAATGTTTTGGCTGAAACTTTAAAGGAGCGCTtgcaaaaaaattctagaaagaaTAAACTCTTCAAACGACTTGTAATTATAATAGTTCTACAGACCATACAATGTTTTTGTCTTGTGGCTCAAAAAGGGAAATGTTTTACAGAACAATTAGCACGTCTGGGACTGAATGCTTTTGTTCTCCATTTATACAGAGCAACAGATGCTGGCACTTAATTGACTGAAACATTAACTGAAAACCCACCTTTATAATAAACACATAACTTCCGTAGAAGTTATTGCGTACAAAGTTGTTCCTACACGGCTAGACTCGTTCTCAGACAATAAAGTAGCAAGCAGATTTTCCACAAGTTTAACCACATGGTGCCAAGAATTTTCATGATGTTTTTGCTCTTCAAACAGTCATAACAAGTAGAAATAAATATAATCAACTGGAACTTTATGCCTTAGGACACGAAGCACACTTAGGAGTTGGGACTCAAGCACATGAAAGACTATTGCCATATTCTAGAATTTTATAATATTCCCAAGAATAACAAAGGAGTGGAGTAATGGAGTAAATACCACAGGTTTGAGCAGTTCTTCTATAATTTCTTGCGCCTGTCTCAGCCTCATATCAACAATATTGGCAGGCAAATCAGCTTCAATTAATATGTGAAGTGGATCATTCAGATGTTCATAGCCAGGTCTTCCCCTTAGCTTCTCTTCCTTCAGGATGGAATTGGATAAAAATATTAGGACCAAAAAAGAAGATGAACCTTAAATGTTCATTGTTGAACAGGGAAAAGGAGGAGGGACTCTATTCataatttttatctaatttatcaCTCAGTTTCAGCTGAATCCTCACAGAAAATAgtaaattttaacaattaaagGAATGTGAATCGGTGTCCACTACCTTGTCTGGGTCCTTTATTGACCCTTTCCCTCTAATATAAACACGGCACCCCGTCGTAGCTTCCACCCGTTTCAGCGAATTGCCTCTAGGGCCTAAAAGTCGCCCAACAAAATTGAACTACCAACAATGAAGCAGCCAGATAAAATGTCATTTCTTTTTAGAATATTCTATTTTGTAAATGAATTGTGAGGGTAAATTTAACATGATAAAGCCAGAACACGAAAGAAAAAATAAAGCTTACATTTGGATAAGTATCTACTGGAATTTCCAAGCGCAAAATTCTTTTCACAGTGTATGAACTAGGGCTTGCAAGTGCACCTTGCCAGTCCATTGTCATTCCAGGGGGGCCACTTAATCTCTGCAAGAaggattttaattttattagtatGCCAGAGAAATGGAAGACAAAAAAATAAGACAGGCCTATAGTCATCATATCACCAGTGAACCTATACGACTACTGAGCAAACCTCTAAACATAACAGAGCAGCCATATTATTAGAACTTTGTTGTGAAAGTGAAACTACTAGGATCCCTGAAGTTCTAGACAACTGTAGAGTAAAATTATcatcatgcattatgcaagaacTTTCAATGTTCTTCATTTCAATAACTGTAAGAAAATGAGAAAGGAAGGATTTAAATGAAGTAATCCACAATCAGATCACGTGGGGGAATTAAATAAATATGATAATCAAGAATTTTCAGATAAAATCATACTTCATTAATACGATGATCAAGAATTTTCAGATATTAGAATTTGAATGTGCAAATAAAGCAAGTATAAAGTTGAACTACTCAAAAGTCCTGGCAATGGTGTGCAGAGTTAACATATAGACGCCAAAAATAAGGACAAATAAATGTAACTCCAACAAAACTAGGTAATCATGCATCAGAACTTTTCAGAGTTCAAGGCCAACAATTTTTCCAACATAAGCAATTAAGCAAAAATGCCTTCTCACAAATCAAGTGTAATGTTTCCTTTCTGAAATCGACACAATTTCTACATAATCTAATCTCACAGAAGGTTTTCATAAAGTAATGAAGATTGTTATTTATATTTGAACTGCAGGGAATTGCTTTGAACTCATCACCATAAACATTCCTAATAACTTAAAAGTGACATAATTTGGATCCCCCAGCTGTCGTCTTTGTATCAACATCTTGCCCTTCAAAAGTTTCAAGATTGATTTACAACTGCCTTAAAATTTGTTATATCATTGGCCCTAGTATTTTCCTTCTATTATAGAAAGCTAGGCTCTTAGTGGCTTTCAGGCATGAAACACTGCAAAAGAAGTTACAAATAAGGTGATTCAAACCTTTTATTTGTCACCTCATTTATCCAAATGTCAAATTGCAAGCAAACGTATTCTGGGTTAACAGGCAGATAGTCAAAAACAAAAAAGGACTTCAGCAACAACCTTAATTCCAAACTAGTTGGGGTCGGCTGTATATATCCTTTTTCACCATTCAATACTTCAAAAAAGGACTTcaataactcaaaattaaaatgctCAATCAAAAACCAGAAGAGCAAAAATTACCTCCTGTGGAAGACCATTCCAGCTGCCTAAACCTGTTCCAGCAACACTTGACATAAGGTTTGATGAAGCCATGGGACTGGGGCTTCTATGCCGCAGTCTGTCAAAATCGCCAAATCCTTGGTTGGACATCATTCCCGAAACCCGAAAAATTTCTACatgcaaaaaataaaaaattaaaaaattaaaaaaaatcaaagaaacaGACATGGGATCATGATAAGTAAAACAGCACTAGAAAGATGAATGCAGCCCCAACTAAAGGGACAAAATGGCAGCCAGCTGTAAGGCTGGAAACATTGCAGAAGAAGAAATATGGAGTCGGAACAAATGAAACAAACAGAATACTACCACCctaaccacccccccccccccaccccccaatccacacacacacacacacgagagagagagagagagagagagagagagagaagggggggggggggggcgcgtTTAGAACTTAAAAAATGGCTCAAGGCACTGGCTTTGTCCTTCCAGTAACATAAGAAGCTCTAACACCTCCAATACAATACTGAAACCCGAGAAGATTGGCTATTGGAAAATAGAAAAGTACATATGTTTTAAGTATATTTTCCCTTCAAATTAATCACAAACTTATTACAAGTTATGGCTATCTTTTGTTTGAGTCTAAGAACTAAGAAGGCTCAAAGTAGACAACACAGTTATCTAGAAACTTGAATGTCTAGGAAAGAAACTACTTCAGATCTAACATAGTTCTCCTGTTGC comes from the Hevea brasiliensis isolate MT/VB/25A 57/8 chromosome 5, ASM3005281v1, whole genome shotgun sequence genome and includes:
- the LOC110667720 gene encoding putative zinc transporter At3g08650 isoform X1, which encodes MFWWCTQRTMRFIFKKALLFFLFSLLFSGCILAQSAIETSERLRSAPHKNVGNNVIDGTGTESAIDFESTSSELGDRKGNYDRVSISTVALFTLAMAAATGLGAVPFFFVELDPQWAGLCNGMAAGVMLAASFDLIQEGQSHGAGNWVVMGILSGGIFILLCKKFLEQYGEVSMLDIKGADATKVVLVIGIMTLHSFGEGSGVGVSFAGSKGFSQGLLVTLAIAVHNIPEGLAVSMVLASRGVSPQNAMLWSVITSLPQPIVAVPSFICADAFNKFLPFCTGFAAGCMIWMVVAEVLPDAFKEASPSQVASAATISVAFMEALSTMFQNFTHDYNAEDASGFFVSLLFGLGPLLGGIILVAFALAFHLQHALLMGVASGIAFVLGAWRPLQLLVSSKMGVIPILFLLAAGALFVHVCSSSILTLAGRKRASANNLPTITGFPMSVHTLQSFLSCGAVAFHALAEGLALGVAAPKAYGLGRHMVLPVSLHGLPRGAAVASCIFGATDSWHNALAAAALIGFMGPMSAIGAILAGIDYSGLDHIMVLACGGLLPSFGRIIQRALSLDTPKGSSGLAIGVGFATLCLTCTKLVCLHTPYCNSAPEAVR
- the LOC110667720 gene encoding putative zinc transporter At3g08650 isoform X2, which encodes MAAATGLGAVPFFFVELDPQWAGLCNGMAAGVMLAASFDLIQEGQSHGAGNWVVMGILSGGIFILLCKKFLEQYGEVSMLDIKGADATKVVLVIGIMTLHSFGEGSGVGVSFAGSKGFSQGLLVTLAIAVHNIPEGLAVSMVLASRGVSPQNAMLWSVITSLPQPIVAVPSFICADAFNKFLPFCTGFAAGCMIWMVVAEVLPDAFKEASPSQVASAATISVAFMEALSTMFQNFTHDYNAEDASGFFVSLLFGLGPLLGGIILVAFALAFHLQHALLMGVASGIAFVLGAWRPLQLLVSSKMGVIPILFLLAAGALFVHVCSSSILTLAGRKRASANNLPTITGFPMSVHTLQSFLSCGAVAFHALAEGLALGVAAPKAYGLGRHMVLPVSLHGLPRGAAVASCIFGATDSWHNALAAAALIGFMGPMSAIGAILAGIDYSGLDHIMVLACGGLLPSFGRIIQRALSLDTPKGSSGLAIGVGFATLCLTCTKLVCLHTPYCNSAPEAVR
- the LOC110667723 gene encoding protein RETICULATA-RELATED 3, chloroplastic, which translates into the protein MATAAQLRCSVLARQYSSSSSQNSRASNPNYPNVSYPFSNSQNHSLRLLPHPKPSKLEFSEGGGNGNSGIGRGFGGGGGGESGGWSGDSNFENSSSSRFGILAHFLNGWRSRVAADPQFPFKVLMEELVGVSACVLGDMASRPNFGLNELDFVFSTLVVGSILNFTLMYLLAPTASAASTSLPAIFANCPPSHMFEPGAFTLVNRFGTFVYKGTIFAAVGFAAGLVGTAISNGLIAMRKKMDPTFETPNKPPPTVLNAVTWALHMGISSNLRYQTLNGMEFLLEKGLPPLAFKSSVVVLRCLNNVLGGMSFVILARLTGSQSIGEAKPVVAEGAEKEKLLDGGDELQSNQSTFK
- the LOC110667717 gene encoding KH domain-containing protein At2g38610 — protein: MSGLYNPNFSPARAASPQIRSTPDVDSQYLSELLAEHQKLGPFMQILPICSRLLNQEIFRVSGMMSNQGFGDFDRLRHRSPSPMASSNLMSSVAGTGLGSWNGLPQERLSGPPGMTMDWQGALASPSSYTVKRILRLEIPVDTYPNFNFVGRLLGPRGNSLKRVEATTGCRVYIRGKGSIKDPDKEEKLRGRPGYEHLNDPLHILIEADLPANIVDMRLRQAQEIIEELLKPVDESQDFIKRQQLRELAMLNSNYREESPGPSGSVSPFNTSGMKRAKTGR